One part of the Nitrospiraceae bacterium genome encodes these proteins:
- the msbA gene encoding lipid A export permease/ATP-binding protein MsbA has translation MSSVDHFFRLLRYVRPYRGRFIGAFLCSGLVAALSAAYAWLVRPVLDGIFIDKNETLLLVLPLALFGVAVLKALFSYGQTYLISYVGNQVITDIRQGLFDRLMRLPIGFHDSNTSGRLVSRVVSDVSVMANAVSNVLKDMFLNGLTFLAMLGVIFYQNWQMAGLSLIVIPLAAFTMVRVGKRLRNLATRGQERMGDMASTIQESLAGIRIVKAFCREDAESERFRANNQAFLSTTLKSNQVWSIGSSYMEVIAVLGVAVIVWYGGYLVIQGTMTPGAFFSFLTAMFMAFTPIRKLSGSNNSIQQAVAAAERVFDVLDLPTEQDAERGRLELPRITRSIEFQDVTFHYEGHGIPAVSDIDLSIRAGEIVALVGSSGSGKTTLVNLLPRFYEPTLGRILIDEVDIQSYSLQSLRAKIGIVSQEVVLFDDMVRNNIAFGRPGATDEEILQAARLAYAHEFIERLPQGYRTLVGERGVKLSGGERQRIAIARAILRDPPLLILDEATSALDTESERVVQQALGNLMKGRTTVVIAHRLSTIQRADRIVVLHRGTIAEIGTHEELLRRDGPYKRLHAMQFQDVVE, from the coding sequence ATGTCGAGCGTAGATCATTTTTTCCGACTGCTTCGCTACGTGAGGCCTTATCGAGGCCGGTTCATCGGAGCTTTCCTCTGCTCCGGACTCGTCGCAGCCCTTTCGGCTGCCTATGCCTGGCTCGTTCGGCCCGTCCTCGACGGAATTTTCATCGACAAAAATGAGACGCTGCTGTTGGTGTTGCCCCTCGCCCTGTTCGGTGTCGCTGTGTTGAAAGCGCTCTTCAGTTACGGACAAACGTATCTGATCAGCTATGTTGGCAACCAGGTGATCACCGATATTCGGCAGGGACTGTTTGATCGGTTGATGCGATTGCCGATCGGGTTCCACGACTCGAATACGTCCGGGCGCTTGGTTTCCCGTGTGGTAAGCGATGTCAGTGTGATGGCCAATGCGGTATCCAACGTGCTTAAAGATATGTTTCTGAACGGGTTGACGTTTCTGGCGATGCTTGGGGTGATCTTTTATCAGAATTGGCAGATGGCCGGGTTGTCGCTGATCGTAATTCCGCTCGCGGCGTTTACGATGGTTCGGGTGGGGAAACGGCTTCGCAACCTTGCCACCCGCGGTCAGGAGCGGATGGGGGATATGGCGTCCACTATCCAGGAATCATTGGCCGGGATCCGCATCGTCAAAGCCTTTTGCCGTGAGGATGCCGAGTCGGAGCGGTTCAGGGCGAATAATCAAGCGTTCCTCTCCACGACGTTGAAATCCAATCAAGTGTGGTCGATCGGTTCCTCCTACATGGAAGTGATCGCAGTGCTCGGCGTCGCCGTGATTGTCTGGTACGGGGGCTACCTGGTGATTCAAGGAACCATGACGCCGGGGGCCTTCTTCTCATTCCTGACGGCGATGTTCATGGCCTTCACGCCGATCCGCAAGTTGTCCGGCTCGAACAATTCGATTCAGCAGGCGGTGGCGGCGGCGGAACGGGTCTTTGACGTCCTGGATCTCCCCACGGAACAGGATGCGGAGCGCGGGCGGTTGGAATTGCCGCGAATCACACGATCAATCGAGTTTCAAGATGTGACGTTCCACTACGAGGGGCATGGAATTCCGGCGGTGTCCGACATTGATTTGTCGATTCGCGCCGGCGAAATCGTTGCGCTCGTCGGCAGCAGCGGGAGTGGAAAAACGACGCTGGTCAATCTCCTGCCGCGGTTCTATGAGCCAACACTTGGGCGAATCCTTATCGACGAAGTGGACATCCAGTCCTACTCGCTCCAATCCCTCCGGGCGAAGATCGGGATTGTGTCCCAAGAGGTGGTGCTCTTCGACGACATGGTTCGCAACAATATTGCTTTCGGGCGACCGGGGGCGACGGACGAGGAGATTCTGCAGGCGGCTCGCCTGGCCTATGCGCACGAGTTTATCGAACGACTGCCGCAAGGCTACCGGACACTGGTCGGCGAGCGTGGCGTGAAACTGTCGGGCGGGGAGCGCCAACGTATCGCCATTGCCCGAGCGATCTTGAGGGATCCGCCGCTGCTGATTCTCGACGAGGCGACGTCGGCGTTGGATACGGAGTCCGAACGGGTCGTGCAGCAAGCGCTGGGCAATCTGATGAAAGGCCGCACGACCGTCGTGATTGCACACCGGTTGTCGACGATCCAGCGGGCCGACCGAATTGTTGTGCTTCATCGCGGCACGATCGCGGAAATCGGCACCCATGAGGAACTCTTGCGTCGGGACGGCCCCTACAAGCGGCTTCATGCGATGCAATTTCAGGATGTGGTGGAGTAA